Genomic segment of Arachis stenosperma cultivar V10309 chromosome 4, arast.V10309.gnm1.PFL2, whole genome shotgun sequence:
aagCCTTCGCTCTTTGAgaaatttagaatttattaagaatttaaaatataacattaaacaaataattaaaaaaattaactgatattaatagaaaaattttaattcagtAATTGAACtcttaattataataatttataataataaaccAAAGAAGGCGCCGGTTATTTGAACTAATCCACGCATAGATGATTCCAAAGGCAGCACTAAATAAAATTTTCTGTTCAACAAATACGATTTCAACTTTCTTCACAGTCTTCCCATATTGATTAATTAATCCCTTCCTttgaatatattattattattttcttataaataaaatcaaattctctTCTCTCAAAGCTTGGATTGTTgaccattaaaaaaaaaaaactcttcaTGTGTTCCATGTCTTATATGAGAATCAACTTAAAGGAAGGCCAACaaaaccatatatatatatatatatatatatatatatatatatataaccaaaTATTATTGAAGGTATCTATCTATATTTTCAACATTAATAGCATAAACCCTATCCTTCATTCTCACCATTTTTTTTCACCAAAGTGTATAGCAtggcttcttcttctctacttCAATTAAATTTCTTCTTGTCAAAATCAAGATCACATCCCAAGGGATGGAATACACGCCGGAATCGGAATCGGAATCGGAATCTTCGAGTAATAAAAGTTCAGAAATATCACGAAGAAGGTAATcacaaatttttagaattttattcgTCGAGCGAATATTATTTGATAGAATAAGTTTGATTGAGTTcgaaataaataagaattttttttaaatacgtgatttaattagtaattattttttatgatatgatGAGCAGGGAGTTCTACAAATATGGTGGATGCTAATTTGAAAGTTCTTAAGGAGAGGATAGAGATGGTGAAGGTGAAGGAGAAACTAGAAAGGAGTTGCAAATGTCAACAAGGGTGGAACTATTATCAAGTTTCTGATGATAATTATCATTGTcaaaaaatcaaaggaaacaaTAATAAAGAGTTACACAACTTGATTGAATTGACATGTTTAGTTTGTGGGACTATTGGTTCCACATGTTTTGGTGGAACACTATTGCTTTGCTTTGTTTCTCtccttcttcatcatcttcaacTATGATCTTATTAAGGTAAAAACTCAAGTGCAGCCGACTTGTTGATATTTGAGAgccgttaaataatttgattgatttgactaaattttcatctaacgactctcagatatcaacttcacgtgaagtcgactttaCCTGAATTTTCACCTCTTATTAATTAGATATATATGCTCATTTTTTCCTATTTAATAATTTGCATTTGTTGTATAGAGCTCAggatcttttttatttatttatttattttccttctCCATGTCAGGTATTTTGTTCCATGGAAATTGAGAGGGAATTTCAATTGTTAGTTTTAGAATGTATTATATACAAAGTGTTTGGATTAATGTTTGTAAATGAATATATACATTTATATatctaactaaaaataatttttatcaaaaCTGAATTAGTATCAATGTAATTTGTATTTAGACATTTTTTTATCAAATGTGATTCTGAAAAAAATGAATGTTGCCTATGTGATTATCTAAAATTACGATTGAACATGTAATTACTGAAAATGACTTCATTCGCTAATTTAGTTATCcttaagagtttaattttaatgtattgatATCGAATAAAAtgtttatataaatatttattatatttataattttagataattatttacgcagtcaatataaaaaatatttatttgtatTGATATAACATTACATAATTAGATACACGTATAAAATTAGTTtacattaataatatataaaaattaaattataatctTAATATAAAAGTTAgaataagtaaaaaaaattgcTTCTACCAaagatacatatatatatatatatatatatatatatatatagtaaaattAGATTCATGTTGAATTCAACAAATATTACCTACACAcaattttctaataatttttagcTAAATCCTTTTTTGGATATATCCAATATTTTCTATGATTATTGGATTTTATTATATGAGTGATAATAATAATGAGCAAATAtattgagaaaaagaaaaaaaaaagtcttcGATGGCCTCAGGGTTCTTCTTGGCGTGATCTTCACCTTTTCTCTAAACACATATGGTAAAAGACAAGCTAATATAGAGGTTtagataatataatttatattagtaTACATTTAttaagttaaattaaaaatatcgcACCACATGCATGCATGGAACATGAGATAAGATCACGGGTAACTAACTATATATGTTATACAAAAAGTtcagaaaattaaataaaatgtgtttattattattagatataCCCTTCTTTATTTGCTCTTCCTGTTCAAATAAATAGGATACATATAATACATTTCTTTTAAGTTTAGGtatcaaataaacaaaaaacatCAAATATCATAAAAGATTAATTAATGAGCATTAgggaatatatatattttatatactaTATAGTATACACACATACGCCTGTTTTCTGAGAAATTATATATAGCCATATATATTTACCGACAACATTTTCAacttaattatattatcttCTTTAATTAGTCAAAGttcttattctattttcttcattgttctagttaaattatttttctgtttatataaaatataggTTGGTGAAAAGATTCGTTTTGTATGTGGTTAAGAGTTACCTTTAAGCTTTTTTTAATATAGAATAATTTGCCGGTTATGTAGAATTCAATACACCATaaacaattcatatagataTGTACCAAAATATAttgttattttacttttttttttttactaaatgtAGGGTATTAGAATTTTCGGTGTAAGTTAACTCAATGAATTATtagacacaaaaaaaaaactcaacaaattactgctttttttttcgatttGAAGTATTGCTTTACGAGAAAAAATGCTATTTACATGCTAaatatgttattaaaattagcaccatatatttatattaaaatatatatataatttaatttatttttaattcgtattttatattttaatatatattttatgtttataattaattttaatagttgattttaattagtatatacctaatatattattttaagtgtatcttataat
This window contains:
- the LOC130976992 gene encoding uncharacterized protein LOC130976992; amino-acid sequence: MASSSLLQLNFFLSKSRSHPKGWNTRRNRNRNRNLRVIKVQKYHEEGSSTNMVDANLKVLKERIEMVKVKEKLERSCKCQQGWNYYQVSDDNYHCQKIKGNNNKELHNLIELTCLVCGTIGSTCFGGTLLLCFVSLLLHHLQL